A portion of the Acetobacter ascendens genome contains these proteins:
- a CDS encoding cbb3-type cytochrome c oxidase subunit II, protein MSLLPRKRWFGAAQMILFVAGIGFFVLSVVALGILPGLRLEKSIHDHAPLTLAPFTPAEARGRITYGTQGCAYCHSEQVRSTPEDVRRWGPPTTPWETKFESPQLWGTRRIGPDLARESGVRSDDWQLTHLYNPRLIVPGSVMPGFAWMFKGSPNQPTDVAKDLLAYMKTLGRARMQAGSAAHDAPNEAMPGMQPDSDASLDANGARAHLASPGRELPRTLSPTGVANRGATLFAQNCAGCHGALGNGASVASASLLPHPTNLTVFRYSEGAFAGILHDGVVGSSMPAWRDLTAQQVADLGAFVSTLHAAAEPATSEPGGVSRGVELYAQNCTACHGVGGGGDGPASLAFKPRPYNFRHLQPDVSEIDRVLRVGVPGTAMLAFPTLSEPDRQALAAYVRSLYGQAAEQGSLKAAAPVNKP, encoded by the coding sequence ATGAGCCTGCTGCCGCGCAAACGCTGGTTTGGCGCCGCCCAGATGATTCTTTTTGTGGCAGGCATCGGCTTCTTCGTATTGTCTGTCGTGGCGCTCGGGATCCTGCCTGGTTTACGGCTGGAGAAATCGATCCATGATCATGCGCCGTTGACGCTGGCTCCCTTCACGCCGGCCGAGGCCAGAGGCCGTATTACCTATGGCACCCAGGGCTGCGCGTACTGCCATAGCGAGCAGGTGCGCAGCACGCCCGAGGACGTGCGTCGCTGGGGACCGCCGACCACACCATGGGAAACCAAGTTCGAGTCGCCGCAGCTGTGGGGCACCCGACGAATCGGGCCCGACCTCGCGCGTGAATCCGGAGTCCGCAGCGACGACTGGCAGTTGACCCACCTCTACAATCCACGGCTCATCGTTCCGGGCTCGGTGATGCCCGGCTTTGCCTGGATGTTCAAAGGCAGCCCCAACCAGCCAACCGACGTGGCCAAGGATCTGCTGGCCTATATGAAAACCTTGGGCCGCGCACGCATGCAGGCGGGGAGCGCCGCGCACGATGCGCCCAATGAAGCCATGCCGGGCATGCAGCCTGACAGCGATGCATCGCTGGACGCGAATGGCGCACGCGCGCATTTGGCGAGTCCTGGCAGGGAACTGCCACGGACGCTTTCTCCAACAGGGGTCGCCAATCGGGGGGCAACGCTGTTCGCACAGAATTGTGCAGGCTGCCACGGTGCGCTGGGCAATGGCGCGTCGGTGGCTAGCGCATCGTTGCTGCCACACCCTACCAACCTCACCGTGTTCCGTTACAGCGAAGGCGCTTTTGCCGGCATTTTGCATGATGGAGTCGTTGGTAGCTCGATGCCGGCCTGGCGAGACCTGACCGCACAGCAGGTCGCTGACCTTGGGGCCTTCGTGTCGACACTACATGCGGCCGCAGAACCGGCAACGTCCGAGCCCGGCGGCGTCTCGCGGGGTGTAGAACTGTATGCGCAAAACTGCACGGCATGTCACGGCGTCGGCGGCGGTGGCGACGGTCCGGCATCGCTTGCGTTCAAACCGCGGCCCTACAACTTCCGGCATCTCCAGCCCGACGTGAGCGAGATTGACCGCGTACTCCGCGTGGGTGTTCCCGGAACGGCCATGCTTGCTTTTCCAACGCTCAGCGAACCGGACCGCCAAGCGCTGGCCGCTTATGTGCGCTCGCTATACGGGCAGGCAGCCGAACAGGGTTCGCTGAAAGCCGCGGCGCCAGTGAACAAGCCCTGA
- a CDS encoding type II toxin-antitoxin system death-on-curing family toxin, whose amino-acid sequence MTDYLTVIEVLAIHDDQIGRYGGAAGIRDQGLLEAALFRPQTGYYADLVEEAAALWESLSQNHPFIDGNKRTAFAVTWTFLAINGARLTAGAGETEDFILSRYADGTFDFEHLKPWLRGHVATSEF is encoded by the coding sequence GTGACGGATTATCTGACTGTCATCGAGGTATTGGCTATCCACGACGATCAGATCGGGCGCTATGGCGGAGCGGCGGGCATCCGGGATCAGGGTTTGCTGGAAGCGGCGCTTTTCCGACCGCAGACTGGCTATTATGCCGATCTCGTCGAAGAAGCGGCGGCGCTCTGGGAAAGCCTGTCGCAGAACCATCCCTTCATTGATGGCAACAAGCGCACGGCTTTCGCCGTGACCTGGACCTTCCTGGCCATTAACGGCGCGCGACTGACGGCCGGCGCCGGTGAAACGGAAGATTTTATTCTCAGCCGCTATGCCGATGGGACATTTGATTTCGAGCATTTGAAGCCGTGGCTTCGCGGTCATGTTGCTACGAGCGAGTTCTGA